Proteins encoded by one window of Panicum virgatum strain AP13 chromosome 7N, P.virgatum_v5, whole genome shotgun sequence:
- the LOC120683033 gene encoding zinc finger MYM-type protein 1-like, with the protein MLPKKQLSGAQKRKKRKHDDQLAESQRGALHKFFVSSSNADVNEVGQESDHGQQEHDHNLNAEDEINEDGPMDEDLIAEIDAMEDTMGQENLHPSSDHENSNGDELDGSGLSIYDPRTWDNLDNRKRDILIEKGPVRELNLVFPKDDIGRHFSYAYYSRDLTNGESVDRKWLVYCKHEDKVYCFCCKLFKSNKSKSFLASDGVRDWQRLSRKLKEHESSVEHLTNMNTWNEVRLRLSKNRTIDDDMQREISNEKERWRHVLVRIVSAVKFLAKHNLAFRGSNEKLYQDNNGNFLGTIEMIAEFDPVMQEHIRRIKSNEIHNHYLGHNIQNELISLLADAVKEYILKIVKDAKYFSVILDCTPDASHQEQMTLIVRCVNMSIGIPRVEEFFLGFLKVDDTSGLGLFEVLIDTLKKLDLNVADVRGQGYDNGSNMKGHTKGVQNRLLQINPKALYMPCACHSLNLTLCDMAKSCRQAISFFGVIQRIYALFARSTKRWKVLLDNVPKLTVKPLSNTRWESRIKSVQPIRYQTPQIRSALQKVEEVCTDDPSAVSDAQALVGTLENFEFIVGMVIWHDVLFSINMVSKKLQSKIVCMDTTLKQIEGVISYFQKYRVEGFDSSIEVAKAIAADMDIEPKFPTKRQSKRKKQFDETSDEEMQLSSMESFRVNYFIVIVDTAIASLTSRFEQLKTFEKVFGFLFNSDNLKSLDNNDLRKHCTTFAEVFSHDNSSDVDLDDFFSELKVLQVTLPDGFMSAPEILQFVTTVDCYPNVSIAYRILLTVPVTVASAERSFSKLKLLRNCLRTTMLQERLNGLTMCSIEKDILDNLDLDTIINDFASRNARRIFFVKN; encoded by the coding sequence ATGTTGCCCAAGAAACAATTGTCAGGTgctcagaaaagaaaaaagagaaaacatgATGATCAATTGGCTGAATCGCAAAGGGGTGCTTTACATAAGTTTTTTGTCAGTTCAAGTAATGCTGATGTCAATGAAGTTGGGCAGGAATCTGATCATGGGCAGCAGGAACATGATCATAATTTAAATGCAGAAGATGAAATCAATGAAGATGGTCCAATGGATGAAGATTTAATTGCAGAAATTGATGCAATGGAGGATACAATGGGGCAGGAAAATTTGCATCCCTCATCTGATCATGAAAATTCAAATGGTGATGAACTAGATGGTTCTGGTTTATCAATCTATGATCCTAGAACATGGGATAATCTTGACAATCGTAAAAGGGATATCTTAATTGAAAAGGGGCCTGTGAGAGAATTGAATCTTGTTTTCCCTAAGGATGACATTGGAAGACATTTTTCATATGCTTACTACTCTAGAGACTTAACTAATGGTGAGTCTGTTGATAGAAAGTGGTTGGTTTACTGTAAACATGAGGACAAAGTCTATTGTTTTTGCTGCAAATTGttcaagtcaaacaaaagcAAGTCTTTTTTAGCATCTGATGGAGTGAGGGACTGGCAGCGTCTTAGTAGGAAACTCAAAGAACATGAGAGCAGTGTTGAGCATCTGACAAACATGAATACATGGAATGAAGTTAGATTGAGGTTAAGCAAAAATCGAACAATCGATGATGATATGCAACGGGaaatctcaaatgaaaaagagcGTTGGAGGCATGTTCTGGTAAGAATAGTTTCAGCTGTGAAGTTTCTTGCTAAACATAATTTGGCCtttcgaggatcaaatgagaagCTTTATCAAGATAATAATGGCAATTTTCTAGGCACAATTGAAATGATTGCTGAGTTTGATCCTGTGATGCAAGAACATATTAGGCGCATTAAAAGTAATGAAATTCATAATCATTATCTTGGCCACAATATTCAGAATGAGTTAATTTCTCTTCTTGCTGATGCCGTGAAGGAGTATATCTTGAAGATTGTCAAGGATGCTAAGTATTTCTCTGTTATCTTGGATTGTACCCCAGATGCGAGCCATCAGGAACAGATGACCCTAATTGTGCGTTGTGTCAATATGTCAATTGGCATTCCAAGAGTGGAGGAGTTTTTTCTAGGGTTCTTAAAGGTTGATGACACATCAGGGTTGGGTCTTTTTGAGGTGTTGATAGATACATTGAAGAAATTGGATTTGAATGTTGCTGATGTGAGAGGTCAAGGTTATGACAATGGGTCCAATATGAAGGGACATACGAAAGGTGTACAGAATCGTTTGCTTCAAATTAATCCCAAAGCATTATACATGCCATGTGCATGTCACAGTCTAAATCTCACTCTTTGTGATATGGCGAAATCTTGCAGACAAGCTATTTCATTCTTTGGTGTTATACAACGGATATATGCATTATTTGCACGCTCTACTAAAAGATGGAAGGTTTTGTTGGACAATGTTCCAAAATTGACTGTTAAACCTTTATCTAATACTCGCTGGGAGAGTCGAATAAAAAGTGTGCAACCTATTCGGTACCAAACTCCCCAAATAAGATCAGCCTTGCAGAAAGTGGAGGAGGTTTGTACTGATGACCCATCAGCAGTAAGTGATGCTCAAGCTTTGGTTGGTACACTTGAGAATTTTGAATTTATAGTTGGTATGGTTATTTGGCATGATGTTTTATTTTCTATAAACATGGTGAGCAAAAAGTTGCAATCTAAGATTGTGTGCATGGATACTACTCTCAAACAAATTGAAGGGGTTATCTCATATTTTCAAAAGTATAGAGTCGAAGGCTTCGACTCTAGTATTGAGGTTGCAAAAGCCATTGCAGCTGATATGGATATAGAGCCAAAATTTCCTACAAAGCGCCAAAGTAAAAGGAAGAAGCAATTTGATGAAACAAGTGATGAAGAAATGCAGCTATCATCTATGGAATCATTTAGAGTCAATTACTTTATTGTCATTGTTGACACGGCAATTGCTTCATTGACTAGTCGATTTGAGCAGCTGAAGACATTTGAAAAGGTGTTTGGTTTTCTATTCAACTCAGATAATTTGAAGTCCTTGGATAATAACGATCTACGTAAGCATTGCACTACTTTTGCAGAAGTTTTTTCTCATGATAATTCATCTGATGTTGATCTAGATGACTTTTTCTCTGAATTAAAAGTACTGCAAGTAACTCTGCCAGATGGTTTTATGTCAGCCCCAGAGATTCTTCAGTTTGTTACAACTGTAGATTGCTATCCAAATGTCTCTATTGCATATCGGATCCTCTTAACTGTGCCGGTGACTGTAGCATCAGCTGAAAGAAGTTTCTCAAAactgaaactactgagaaattGTTTGAGAACAACTATGTTACAAGAAAGATTGAATGGCTTAACTATGTGCAGCATTGAGAAAGATATTTTGGACAACCTTGATCTAGATACGATTATTAATGATTTTGCATCAAGAAATGCCCGAAGGATCTTTTTTGTCAAGAACTGA